From the genome of Chroococcidiopsis sp. SAG 2025:
GGACTTGTGAAGTTGATTGTGCTTGAGTTAACATTTGATTACCTAGTGATAGGAACCAAAGCCTGAGCGCGATCGCCCTGAGAAAGTTGAGCGCGCTCGGGCTTTGTTGTTTTTGGAATTCAGTCAATTCCCGACAACAAATTATTTCTTCATCTGCCCTTCGCACAACTGGCGTTGACCATTACGGTAGGGTCTGTCCACCAGGGTATCGCTCCCTTTTCTCACAGGTCATCCACTTTCAAAAGTGGGGTGGGCGGTATTTCGGCAGTTCCGCGCTCTGCTGCTCTGTTGTCTATATCCTTTATAGTAGTACCCCTATCAGTAGTAGTCAATAGCTTTCTTCCGTCTTTTCTATTAGTCTTAGTAATACTACTGTTAGTTAACTATTACCAAAGATAATACTAATTACAGCTAGACAACTTACAAGGGTACTACTTATGATAGGAGTGAAGGCTTGAGGATATGCCAGTGAAAGTTCTGCTTCAGGAGGTTAGGAAATCTCGCGGATTCTCCCAAAATGACCTAGCTCGTATGATTCGGATGTCTCCTCAAAATATTCAAAAAATTGAACAGGGAGATGCCAAATCTGTAACTTTTGTGACTTTAGGACGATTGTGTAAAGCTTTGAGCTGTCAACCAGGTGACTTATTAATTTATGAAGACGATGCCGATTGGAACGACGAATGCGAAGGGATGACTCAATCAAAGGAATTTAACACGGGTAGAGATGCGATCGAAGATCGCCCTTCTCAACAACGTCGGCAATCACGCTCCGCAATTGTCATTGTTTCTGAATTGCCAGAATCTGCCTAAGCTATGGCTATCTTTTGCTGCAATCAATTCCCTATTTGTCATCGACTCCAAATAATTTTCAGTCCTGACAGTCGCACTGTTTTTACAATCGATCGCACTACCTAAACGAAAGTTAAGAAATCGACCCCCTTTAGTATCAATGTTCCAGTTTAATCACTAGGGGGGTACTGCGATCCAAACTATTTATTGTTGGGATACAACAATGACTAACGTGATAGTTATCGAGCGTGATGGCACTTTAGTTGTTGACTCGCGCTTAATCGCCGATAGGTTAGCAATTGCTCATAAGAATTTGTTAGCAACTCTTGATAAGTATAAGCAACGCACCGAGTCAGCATTTGGAGAAATCGCGTTTGAAACGCGAAAATCAGAACGGGGTAAGCCGGAACGATTGGCTTGGCTCACGGAGGAGCAAGCAACATTTTTAATGACTCTCAGCCGCAATACTGACAAAGTAGTGCAGTGCAAGCTTGAATTAGTAGAAGCCTTTGCTAAAGCCAAAAGAGTTATTGAACAAGTCATTCCGGCTCAATCCAATCGGATTCGCGAACTTGAACTCGAACTAGAGCTAGCCCGTGCCAGAGATAGTGCTGCTCGCTCTGAAGACGCTGCGGCACAAAGTCAACAGCGACTACTAGCAGTGAGTCAAGCAATTGCCACCCTGCACGGTTCGGGGATGGTAGCGTTGATTCTAGGTAAGCCGGATGCAGTTGTAGAACGAGTCACCCAAGTGGAAAAAACAATCCTCTGCAACGAGCGCGGTCAACCAATCAAAAGCTATACAGGGCTTTCAAAAACAAGGCTCGCGAAACGCTACGGAATGAAGAAAGCATCTGATGTCGTGATTTGGCTCGAATCCATCGGCAAAGCAGATTTACTCCAAAGTGGACTAACTGCTGCTCCTTGCCAGTATTTACCGCTGGAATATCTATCAGAACTGGATCGACTTTGGACAATGAAACAGGGACACAGACAGCGGCTGCTAGGGGAGTAAACGGATGAATCTCGCGCTATGTGCAGCTTAATATCTGTGGCAAACCGGACGCGCTCAAATCTGTGATTATGAGAGGGGAATCCGAGCCACCTCTTTTATTAAACAATGCCTACCAATTGCAATCGTCTATCAGAAATCGTCCCAACTTCCAACAACAAATCTTCTACAAGTCGATCGATGCTTGTTGTCAACTTCCAACCGTCAAGCTACGCCAGCTAGTGCCTGCTTGACTTTGCTTTCATAGTAGGGGTGAATCCAGGAAAGGTCTTCAATTGAGAAATTCAACAATCGAATCGCCTCTACCAATGTTTCTGCAACAGATGGCTCGTTCGCAGTGACACAGATTTGGGTTCCCAAACTGGGGGAGTTTTTGTGACGGACTAGGGTAACGGGACGATTAGACGGTAGGGACAGTATGGAAAACGCTAGATAGTCTAAATCGTCAAATCCATTGCGAAATGTCAAAGACTTTTGCTCGATCAGTTCTTCAGGTTCCGAACGAATCACGGCTATGGGCGTTGTTGCATTCGTTGCTCGATCGAGGTCTACTACTTGGGATTGAGTTGGAGTCGGATTC
Proteins encoded in this window:
- a CDS encoding helix-turn-helix domain-containing protein is translated as MKVLLQEVRKSRGFSQNDLARMIRMSPQNIQKIEQGDAKSVTFVTLGRLCKALSCQPGDLLIYEDDADWNDECEGMTQSKEFNTGRDAIEDRPSQQRRQSRSAIVIVSELPESA
- a CDS encoding Rha family transcriptional regulator — encoded protein: MTNVIVIERDGTLVVDSRLIADRLAIAHKNLLATLDKYKQRTESAFGEIAFETRKSERGKPERLAWLTEEQATFLMTLSRNTDKVVQCKLELVEAFAKAKRVIEQVIPAQSNRIRELELELELARARDSAARSEDAAAQSQQRLLAVSQAIATLHGSGMVALILGKPDAVVERVTQVEKTILCNERGQPIKSYTGLSKTRLAKRYGMKKASDVVIWLESIGKADLLQSGLTAAPCQYLPLEYLSELDRLWTMKQGHRQRLLGE